A region from the Dermacentor andersoni chromosome 11, qqDerAnde1_hic_scaffold, whole genome shotgun sequence genome encodes:
- the LOC126517637 gene encoding LOW QUALITY PROTEIN: uncharacterized protein (The sequence of the model RefSeq protein was modified relative to this genomic sequence to represent the inferred CDS: deleted 1 base in 1 codon; substituted 1 base at 1 genomic stop codon) translates to MPDKKDQGAPAHDMSSIISQLTPLLEHQTNITPAASFRLQLSVPTYEGHTDKKLVADFLQEMQDYRDAEAITDSVLLQRVLPVALTGSAARWRRRQSFQSWTHFXQLLRAEFLPPDYLVRMKDELRARSEAEDESLQEYIRSFQELYERADPSTPETERVTRAIRQSHPRFQAYLRGRTFSSLDDLAKVASDIQAAMLAELTFQPPPPPQASLEPSCAWRGSLIASPGNMVPPPRALDPFIHRTFATQVPFRPPVREPATTLRGTLGRSRPVAAAAQSGAEDTRRNIPVCFQCGGRGHYKSQCPSPSGSRQQGNDEGRRW, encoded by the exons ATGCCTGATAAAAAGGACCAGGGCGCGCCAGCACATGATATGTCCAGCATTATTTCCCAGCTGACCCCACTGCTCGAGCATCAGACAAACATAACTCCAGCAGCCAGTTTCCGTTTACAGCTCTCTGTGCCTACATATGAAGGCCACACAGATAAGAAATTGGTGGCAGACTTCCTCCAGGAAATGCAAGATTACCGCGATGCGGAAGCCATTACTGATAGCGTTCTTCTACAGCGCGTTTTGCCCGTCGCCCTGACTGGGTCCGCCGCCCGCTGGCGTCGTCGCCAGTCATTCCAAAGTTGGACGCACTTTTAGCAGCTACTGCGAGCAGAATTCCTC CCCCCCGACTACCTTGTCCGCATGAAAGACGAGCTTCGCGCCCGTAGTGAGGCGGAGGACGAAAGCCTCCAAGAATACATACGATCCTTTCAGGAGCTTTATGAACGCGCAGACCCTTCAACACCCGAAACGGAAAGAGTCACCCGGGCAATCCGGCAATCTCACCCACGCTTTCAGGCTTATCTAAGGGGCCGTACCTTCTCTTCGCTTGACGATCTCGCTAAAGTGGCGTCCGATATTCAGGCAGCGATGTTGGCAGAGCTCACCTTCCAGCCTCCACCCCCGCCTCAAGCCTCCCTCGAGCCGTCTTGCGCGTGGCGCGGTTCTCTAATTGCAAGCCCGGGGAATATGGTACCGCCTCCAAGGGCGCTGGATCCGTTCATTCACCGCACCTTTGCCACCCAGGTACCTTTCCGGCCTCCGGTCCGGGAACCTGCAACAACGTTGCGAGGCACTCTGGGCCGCAGCAGGCCTGTAGCGGCTGCCGCCCAATCAGGCGCAGAAGATACACGCAGGAACATTCCAGTCTGCTTCCAGTGCGGGGGACGAGGCCACTACAAGAGCCAGTGCCCGAGCCCCTCTGGCTCCCGCCAGCAGGGAAACGACGAGGGCCGGCGGTGGTGA